One region of Miscanthus floridulus cultivar M001 chromosome 19, ASM1932011v1, whole genome shotgun sequence genomic DNA includes:
- the LOC136527458 gene encoding glycosyltransferase BC10-like: protein MAPRSRASSRRPLWIIVLVAFVCAVALGAYLYTPRHYTACYLVPSEACNSRPPPEPARVYTDDEIAARAIMRDIIRARPVQSKNPKIAFMFLTPSSLPFEKLWEKFFMGHEDRYTIYVHASRDRPIHSSPIFAGRDIRSEKVIWGTISMVDAEKRLLAHALQDPENQHFVLLSESCVPLHNFDYIHSYLMETNVSFVDCFDDPGPHGAGRYSDHMLPEIVKKDWRKGAQWFTVKRQHAILILADTLYYGKFKRYCKPGNEWHNCYSDEHYLPTLFNMVDPTGIANWSVTHVDWSEGKWHPKVYRAVDTSFELLKNISSIDESVHVSSNAKHVAQRRPCMWNGMKRPCYLFARKFYPEALDNLMNIFSNFTII, encoded by the exons ATGGCACCACGCAGTAGGGCTTCATCTAGAAGGCCTCTCTGGATCATCGTCTTGGTCGCTTTTGTCTGTGCAGTAGCCCTTGGAGCCTATCTTTATACTCCACGACATTACACAGCCTGTTATCTGGTACCATCAGAAGCCTGCAATTCTCGGCCTCCTCCAGAACCTGCTAGGGTATACACTGATGATGAGATTGCTGCTCGTGCTATCATGAGAGACATCATTCGGGCACGGCCAGTGCAGTCAAAGAATCCAAAAATTGCTTTCATGTTTTTGACGCCCAGTTCATTGCCATTTGAAAAGCTATGGGAAAAATTCTTCATG GGTCATGAAGACAGATACACCATATACGTGCATGCATCAAGAGATAGACCGATTCATTCAAGTCCAATATTCGCTGGCAGGGATATTCGAAGTGAAAAG GTGATCTGGGGCACGATTTCTATGGTTGATGCTGAAAAGAGGCTCTTGGCTCATGCCCTACAAGATCCTGAAAACCAGCATTTTGTCTTGCTTTCTGAGAG CTGTGTGCCACTTCATAACTTTGATTATATACATAGTTATCTCATGGAGACAAACGTCAGTTTTGTTGACTG TTTTGATGATCCTGGTCCACATGGAGCAGGTAGATATTCTGACCATATGCTACCTGAAATTGTGAAGAAAGATTGGAGAAAGGGTGCACAG TGGTTTACAGTGAAACGGCAGCATGCAATTCTTATTCTCGCTGACACCCTTTACTATGGGAAGTTCAAGCGTTACTGTAAG CCAGGAAATGAATGGCATAACTGCTATTCAGATGAGCACTACTTGCCAACTCTCTTTAAT ATGGTTGATCCGACTGGAATTGCAAATTGGTCAGTGACGCATGTAGATTGGTCTGAAGGGAAATGGCATCCTAAAGTCTATAGGGCTGTGGATACAAGTTTCGAGTTACTCAAGAACATCTCG TCCATTGATGAGAGCGTCCACGTTAGCAGCAACGCAAAG CATGTAGCGCAGAGGAGGCCGTGCATGTGGAATGGCATGAAGCGGCCCTGCTACCTGTTCGCACGCAAGTTCTACCCTGAGGCGCTTGACAACCTGATGAACATATTCTCGAACTTCACCATCATCTGA
- the LOC136529203 gene encoding uncharacterized protein, translating into MGCAFSSAGSAGALRPCAGVRVIHTNGYVEDFEGPGVVTVATVTGCLSDSSSAGNGNGDNNNGKGYVLCSAAHLLQPGRGPFRPDDALQPGTVYFLLPQSVFQAESSAVDLACLMNRLTALARKGCATAAPKPSPLDALFDAAGGGSHHQQPQPLPPVASAKEKDQPGRAAPWRPRLDRIDESIGRASSRSACSEA; encoded by the coding sequence ATGGGTTGCGCCTTCTCGTCGGCGGGCTCCGCGGGGGCGCTGCGGCCGTGCGCGGGGGTGCGGGTCATCCACACCAACGGGTACGTGGAGGACTTCGAGGGCCCCGGCGTGGTGACCGTGGCGACCGTCACGGGCTGCCTCTCCGACTCCTCCTCCGCcggcaacggcaacggcgacAACAACAACGGCAAGGGGTACGTGCTGTGCTCGGCCGCGCACCTGCTGCAGCCGGGGCGCGGGCCGTTCCGGCCCGACGACGCGCTGCAGCCGGGCACCGTCTACTTCCTGCTCCCGCAGTCGGTGTTCCAGGCCGAGTCCTCCGCCGTGGACCTCGCCTGCCTCATGAACCGCCTCACCGCGCTCGCCCGCAAGGGCTGCGCCACCGCCGCGCCCAAGCCCAGCCCGCTCGACGCGCTCTTcgacgccgccggcggcggcagccACCATCAGCAGCCGCAGCCACTGCCGCCTGTGGCGTCGGCGAAGGAGAAGGATCAGCCCGGGCGGGCGGCGCCATGGAGGCCCCGGCTCGACCGCATCGACGAGTCCATCGGCCGCGCATCCAGCCGCAGCGCCTGCAGCGAGGCCTGA